One Apis cerana isolate GH-2021 linkage group LG16, AcerK_1.0, whole genome shotgun sequence DNA segment encodes these proteins:
- the LOC107999744 gene encoding nuclear receptor coactivator 3 isoform X11: MLLGEKPSPRELQDPLWVKMSAITGSISKKRKKSDAKPQSQINKCLNEKRRRNQENLFIDELAELISATDMSSGKTDKCQILQRTVDQIRHIREQEGSNSHAVQQGEVSSSNPNILSNDQVGPILLEALDGFLFVVNTEGRVEYVTDNITQYINYTKDDVLGKDIYNIIHHGDHNTFMPSLLPMQLGWTNEQQPQRNRTFNCRFLVKPPDDKEETMEEKQQRVSKYESMQICSALLPNNSDRLESGDVSSESSDNGPCVMCVARRIPPNEKPIGTPIEQFTVKLDTTGKIIAVDVIWLSSPYSEYLSKELIGTAIKDLCHPHDLNKLTAHLNDTLQVGESTSGVYRLRVSPDKFLNIQTKSKLFKANVMNTLVTDFIMATNTIIGDNDLTPIEGGQLSNNKVCSGHSSNRCANNSNNNNGNNNNNVGGPLMSAVAHLNGQVSGMSSRGLAGTSSHTGGATSSNSIVFSAAESCNPLPSLTTSNPFNHFSGNMDLEFELFPSSTWDLDSSSGWADRPESRASGPPNSRPSSQPAPTSPSPQGTFSNSAVAPHCSPLRAFSPTSANAAHTFSNSFSLSPLQESTSSLTNSAASSSVSANGAAPGLTPKRQDEGKSTATGCPTTANQSVIEGNNARTNPASVAGTPAQPPTAAQTTATVVETQNSVVSTESGRLRNLLTKGGSASEETQDNTSNDTESQNKHRILKILLNQQDEDDFHPEHNNKVRTSPSNMPKPSMEHSKSSLGNNMLLQLLNEKNDDEDEEARAGLKKRNELLQQLLKDQDDERKVQEQHCKPQREEDSLLRNLGFRNTTPSPSQSGDNVGHSSSQVGQKRPGEDGDLNIAAKRPMDGSHQVSSSGTSTNATSKLWERNKMLASLLAKQPPQPTTIPPIPASVISATPQDKLVRIGLKSQQPQPQTQSQSQQQQQQQQQQQQQQQQQQQQQQQQQQQQQQQQQQPWTGSSMQSVGGNNTITTTATSARTPLQTQSRQLPHRQTTNTYLTHMLSQQQRPQMGQMDSEFTSSGEYRQTSTDLNTWDNQSSDPDLSDILDQVIEFVPDEAITDSSAIANLLDVTEAPQNNAMNETMAINAIQKSLMLCETAVNPTSSTITIPSTPPAYSTALGTTPVTTSHSYQPPPMYQQQPRMRFNTQPGIRQTTAQFTQQQQLQLQQQRTKLIQQQQQQQQQLKQRLLQQQQQQQLLIPSNATAPEQITTIHNIDNLLNNTVAPNVSLQRSSVPDSQVSPGYGGSVQMPSGHRLAHSYSHPSTLPQHPIVNSNFNSGQQVSAAARLSPHSSAGILSFSHPQPLSPRVTQGNYGNTPRLFTVNQVRTQQQSTAQQQLQQQQRSMPSPGTPASARQSPFPAETFPPPTSPTATQFPPGPNPGAPNPSAQYRLQRTTSTPSATTQLPGGVGSPRHYGGVSKEQPLLSPSHPHSGCNPATPTHNQHNVTNTQQHFSNQQHSSMIYHTANTINTADMQNNQFCYDRTTVPLYSSGPGDTQDARPLPPGNPVNHQLGGNASSTSEFVRQELRRAIVGARTQQQQQQRIPNNIQNNLSGQVSQDDLEALGLTFEMSSAGEAVVSDGPAKSWAIGSTGSAPSSSRTSMEEVARGDPKVNQSSLLQKLLSE, translated from the exons GCCTAGCCCGCGTGAATTACAGGACCCGCTTTGGGTCAAAATGAGTGCGATTACTGGCAGCAtcagcaaaaaaagaaagaaatcagaTGCCAAGCCTCAGTCGCAAAT TAACAAGTGCCTTAACGAAAAAAGACGACGGAACCAGGAGAACCTGTTTATCGATGAGCTTGCCGAGCTGATTTCCGCCACGGACATGAGCTCTGGCAAGACTGACAAATGCCAGATCCTTCAGAGAACCGTCGACCAG attCGGCACATTAGGGAACAGGAAGGCTCGAATAGTCATGCCGTGCAACAGGGGGAAGTATCTTCTTCGAATCCTAACATACTGTCCAACGATCAAGTTGGTCCTATTTTACTTGAg gCGCTAGATGGTTTTTTGTTTGTTGTAAATACGGAAGGACGAGTGGAATATGTAACAGATAACATAACgcagtatataaattatacgaagGATGATGTTCTTGGCaaggatatttataatattattcatcatgGAGATCATAACACCTTTATGCCGAGTTTGTTGCCTATGCAGTTAG GCTGGACGAACGAGCAACAGCCCCAAAGAAACCGCACCTTCAATTGTCGCTTCTTGGTGAAGCCTCCGGATGATAAAGAAGAGACTATGGAAGAAAAGCAGCAGCGAGTATCGAAATACGAATCTATGCAAATCTGTTCAGCTCTTTTGCCAAATAATAGCGATCGTCTGGAGAGCGGTGACGTATCTTCCGAATCTTCGGACAACGGTCCTTGCGTAATGTGCGTGGCTCGTAGGATACCCCCGAACGAAAAGCCCATCGGTACGCCCATCGAGCAATTTACCGTCAAGTTGGACACCACGGGAAAGATTATCGCGGTTGATGTTATCTGGTTGTCGTCTCCTTACTCTGAGTACCTAAGCAAG GAACTGATTGGCACTGCGATAAAGGATTTGTGCCACCCTCATGATCTCAATAAGTTAACAGCACATTTGAACGATACACTTCAAGTCGGTGAGAGTACCAGTGGTGTATATCGATTACGCGTTAGTCCTGATAAGTTCCTTAACATTCAAACAAAGTCAAAACTTTTCAAAGCGAATGTGATGAATACACTTGTTACCGACTTCATTATGGCTACCAATACCATTATTGG GGACAATGACTTAACGCCTATCGAGGGTGGTCAGCTTTCCAACAACAAAGTGTGCTCCGGACACTCTAGTAACCGTTGTGcgaataatagtaataataataatggtaacaataacaataacgtGGGTGGCCCGCTGATGTCCGCGGTGGCGCATCTGAACGGTCAAGTGAGTGGTATGAGTAGCCGGGGGTTGGCGGGCACGTCGTCGCACACCGGCGGTGCGACATCCTCGAACTCGATAGTGTTTAGCGCGGCCGAGTCGTGCAACCCCCTGCCGTCGCTAACTACCAGTAATCCGTTCAACCACTTTTCGGGGAACATGGACTTGGAATTCGAGCTGTTCCCCAGTTCCACCTGGGACTTGGACAGCAGCAGCGGGTGGGCAGATAGGCCCGAGTCGAGAGCGAGCGGGCCACCGAATTCACGACCATCTTCCCAGCCAGCCCCGACATCTCCGAGTCCCCAGGGAACCTTCTCTAATTCGGCGGTGGCGCCTCACTGCAGTCCCCTACGCGCGTTCAGCCCGACCTCGGCCAACGCCGCTCACACCTTCAGTAATTCCTTCTCCCTCAGTCCGCTTCAGGAATCGACCTCCTCGTTGACGAACAGCGCTGCTAGTAGTAGCGTTAGCGCCAACGGAGCGGCGCCCGGATTGACGCCCAAGAGGCAGGACGAAGGGAAGAGCACCGCCACCGGTTGCCCGACCACCGCCAACCAGTCGGTCATCGAGGGAAACAACGCGAGGACCAATCCCGCCTCCGTTGCTGGGACGCCGGCACAGCCACCGACCGCGGCTCAAACTACCGCGACCGTTGTCGAAACTCAGAACAGTGTCGTGTCCACCGAGTCCGGTAGACTGAGAAACTTGTTGACCAAGGGCGGTAGTGCTAGTGAAGAAACTCAGGACAATACGAGTAACGATACCGAGAGCCAAAATAAGCATaggatattaaagattttgttGAATCAACAAGATGAGGACGATTTTCATCCGGAGCATAATAACAAAGTGCGCACGAGTCCTAGCAACATGCCCAAACCGAGCATGGAGCATTCGAAATCGTCGCTTGGAAATAATATGCTGTTACAG cTATTGAACGAAAAgaacgacgacgaggacgaggaggcTCGCGCCGGTTTAAAAAAGAGGAACGAACTGTTGCAACAACTTCTGAAAGATCAAGACGATGAGAGGAAAGTACAGGAACAACAC TGTAAGCCGCAAAGGGAAGAGGATTCTCTGTTACGGAATCTTGGATTTCGGAACACCACGCCATCACCGTCTCAATCGGGTGACAACGTTGGACACAGTTCCAGTCAGGTTGGTCAGAAGAGACCCGGCGAAGATGGCGACTTGAACATAGCCGCGAAGCGACCTATGGATGGATCTCACCAAGTTTCTTCTTCGGGCACGTCCACGAATGCGACCAGTAAACTCTGGGAGAGGAATAAAATGTTAGCTTCGTTGTTGGCTAAGCAACCTCCTCAGCCAACCACTATACCGCCAATACCTGCATCTGTGATATCGGCAACACcacaa gatAAGCTGGTCCGCATAGGATTGAAATCGCAACAGCCACAGCCACAAACGCAGTCTCAAtcgcagcagcagcaacagcagcagcagcagcagcaacaacagcagcagcagcagcaacagcagcagcagcaacaacaacaacagcagcagcagcagcagcagcaacccTGGACAGGTAGCAGTATGCAGTCGGTCGGTGGTAATAATACGATTACGACAACCGCAACTTCTGCACGAACACCGCTCCAAACACAGTCGAGACAACTACCTCATCGTCAAACAACCAATACCTACCTCACTCATATGCTAAGTCAG CAACAAAGACCTCAAATGGGTCAAATGGATTCGGAATTTACGAGCAGCGGAGAGTATCGTCAAACAAGCACGGATCTTAATACTTGGGATAATCAATCGTCGGATCCCGATCTTTCCGATATTTTAGATCAAGTTATCGAATTCGTTCCGGACGAAGCTATTACAG atTCGTCTGCGATAGCAAATCTCCTAGATGTAACCGAAGCGCCGCAAAACAACGCGATGAACGAGACGATGGCGATAAACGCGATACAGAAGTCGTTGATGTTATGCGAGACTGCCGTAAATCCAACGTCTTCCACCATAACAATTCCTAGCACGCCTCCAGCTTATTCCACCGCA ttGGGCACCACACCTGTAACGACGAGTCATAGTTACCAGCCACCTCCTATGTATCAGCAACAGCCGAGGATGAGGTTTAACACGCAACCGGGGATCAGGCAGACGACTGCTCAATTTACGCAACAGCAGCAATTACAACTGCAACAGCAACGGACGAAATTGatacagcagcagcagcagcaacaacaacaattgaAACAGAGGTTGCtgcaacaacaacagcaacagcaaTTACTCATTCCTTCCAATGCTACAGCTCCGGAACAAATTACCACCATTCACAATATCGATAACCTTCTGAACAATACTGTTGCGCCAAACGTATCGTTACAg CGGTCGAGTGTACCAGATTCACAAGTGTCTCCAGGTTATGGGGGATCCGTCCAGATGCCTTCCGGTCACCGACTTGCACATTCTTATTCTCATCCTTCGACGTTACCACAACA TCCTATCGTAAACAGTAATTTTAACAGTGGTCAACAAGTGTCTGCGGCAGCACGACTCTCGCCTCATTCTTCCGCTGGTATTTTGTCATTTTCGCATCCGCAACCGTTGTCACCACGAGTGACGCAA GGCAACTATGGTAATACCCCGAGATTATTCACCGTTAACCAGGTGAGAACGCAGCAACAATCTACCGCCCAGCAACAATTGCAACAACAACAGAGATCGATGCCGTCACCAGGGACTCCGGCATCTGCTCGGCAATCTCCGTTTCCGGCGGAAACTTTCCCTCCACCTACGTCTCCCACTGCTACCCAATTTCCACCTGGCCCTAACCCTGGTGCTCCAAATCCTTCTGCCCAATATCGATTGCAACGGACCACGTCTACACCTTCGGCCACGACTCAATTGCCAG GTGGGGTAGGTTCGCCCCGGCACTACGGCGGAGTGAGTAAGGAACAACCCCTTCTTTCACCTAGTCATCCACATTCGGGTTGCAACCCGGCAACACCGACTCATAATCAACACAACGTAACGAATACCCAACAACACTTCTCCAATCAACAACATTCTTCTATGATATACCACACCGCCAATACTATCAACACAGCTGACATGCAGAACAATCAGTTCTGTTACGATCGGACGACTGTTCCACTCTATTCGTCAGGGCCTGGGGACACGCAGGACGCCAGGCCTTTGCCTCCCGGTAATCCTGTCAATCACCAATTGGGTG
- the LOC107999744 gene encoding nuclear receptor coactivator 3 isoform X10, protein MLLGEKPSPRELQDPLWVKMSAITGSISKKRKKSDAKPQSQINKCLNEKRRRNQENLFIDELAELISATDMSSGKTDKCQILQRTVDQIRHIREQEGSNSHAVQQGEVSSSNPNILSNDQVGPILLEALDGFLFVVNTEGRVEYVTDNITQYINYTKDDVLGKDIYNIIHHGDHNTFMPSLLPMQLGWTNEQQPQRNRTFNCRFLVKPPDDKEETMEEKQQRVSKYESMQICSALLPNNSDRLESGDVSSESSDNGPCVMCVARRIPPNEKPIGTPIEQFTVKLDTTGKIIAVDVIWLSSPYSEYLSKVSKELIGTAIKDLCHPHDLNKLTAHLNDTLQVGESTSGVYRLRVSPDKFLNIQTKSKLFKANVMNTLVTDFIMATNTIIGDNDLTPIEGGQLSNNKVCSGHSSNRCANNSNNNNGNNNNNVGGPLMSAVAHLNGQVSGMSSRGLAGTSSHTGGATSSNSIVFSAAESCNPLPSLTTSNPFNHFSGNMDLEFELFPSSTWDLDSSSGWADRPESRASGPPNSRPSSQPAPTSPSPQGTFSNSAVAPHCSPLRAFSPTSANAAHTFSNSFSLSPLQESTSSLTNSAASSSVSANGAAPGLTPKRQDEGKSTATGCPTTANQSVIEGNNARTNPASVAGTPAQPPTAAQTTATVVETQNSVVSTESGRLRNLLTKGGSASEETQDNTSNDTESQNKHRILKILLNQQDEDDFHPEHNNKVRTSPSNMPKPSMEHSKSSLGNNMLLQLLNEKNDDEDEEARAGLKKRNELLQQLLKDQDDERKVQEQHCKPQREEDSLLRNLGFRNTTPSPSQSGDNVGHSSSQVGQKRPGEDGDLNIAAKRPMDGSHQVSSSGTSTNATSKLWERNKMLASLLAKQPPQPTTIPPIPASVISATPQDKLVRIGLKSQQPQPQTQSQSQQQQQQQQQQQQQQQQQQQQQQQQQQQQQQQQQQPWTGSSMQSVGGNNTITTTATSARTPLQTQSRQLPHRQTTNTYLTHMLSQQQRPQMGQMDSEFTSSGEYRQTSTDLNTWDNQSSDPDLSDILDQVIEFVPDEAITDSSAIANLLDVTEAPQNNAMNETMAINAIQKSLMLCETAVNPTSSTITIPSTPPAYSTALGTTPVTTSHSYQPPPMYQQQPRMRFNTQPGIRQTTAQFTQQQQLQLQQQRTKLIQQQQQQQQQLKQRLLQQQQQQQLLIPSNATAPEQITTIHNIDNLLNNTVAPNVSLQRSSVPDSQVSPGYGGSVQMPSGHRLAHSYSHPSTLPQHPIVNSNFNSGQQVSAAARLSPHSSAGILSFSHPQPLSPRVTQGNYGNTPRLFTVNQVRTQQQSTAQQQLQQQQRSMPSPGTPASARQSPFPAETFPPPTSPTATQFPPGPNPGAPNPSAQYRLQRTTSTPSATTQLPGGVGSPRHYGGVSKEQPLLSPSHPHSGCNPATPTHNQHNVTNTQQHFSNQQHSSMIYHTANTINTADMQNNQFCYDRTTVPLYSSGPGDTQDARPLPPGNPVNHQLGGNASSTSEFVRQELRRAIVGARTQQQQQQRIPNNIQNNLSGQVSQDDLEALGLTFEMSSAGEAVVSDGPAKSWAIGSTGSAPSSSRTSMEEVARGDPKVNQSSLLQKLLSE, encoded by the exons GCCTAGCCCGCGTGAATTACAGGACCCGCTTTGGGTCAAAATGAGTGCGATTACTGGCAGCAtcagcaaaaaaagaaagaaatcagaTGCCAAGCCTCAGTCGCAAAT TAACAAGTGCCTTAACGAAAAAAGACGACGGAACCAGGAGAACCTGTTTATCGATGAGCTTGCCGAGCTGATTTCCGCCACGGACATGAGCTCTGGCAAGACTGACAAATGCCAGATCCTTCAGAGAACCGTCGACCAG attCGGCACATTAGGGAACAGGAAGGCTCGAATAGTCATGCCGTGCAACAGGGGGAAGTATCTTCTTCGAATCCTAACATACTGTCCAACGATCAAGTTGGTCCTATTTTACTTGAg gCGCTAGATGGTTTTTTGTTTGTTGTAAATACGGAAGGACGAGTGGAATATGTAACAGATAACATAACgcagtatataaattatacgaagGATGATGTTCTTGGCaaggatatttataatattattcatcatgGAGATCATAACACCTTTATGCCGAGTTTGTTGCCTATGCAGTTAG GCTGGACGAACGAGCAACAGCCCCAAAGAAACCGCACCTTCAATTGTCGCTTCTTGGTGAAGCCTCCGGATGATAAAGAAGAGACTATGGAAGAAAAGCAGCAGCGAGTATCGAAATACGAATCTATGCAAATCTGTTCAGCTCTTTTGCCAAATAATAGCGATCGTCTGGAGAGCGGTGACGTATCTTCCGAATCTTCGGACAACGGTCCTTGCGTAATGTGCGTGGCTCGTAGGATACCCCCGAACGAAAAGCCCATCGGTACGCCCATCGAGCAATTTACCGTCAAGTTGGACACCACGGGAAAGATTATCGCGGTTGATGTTATCTGGTTGTCGTCTCCTTACTCTGAGTACCTAAGCAAGGTAAGCAAG GAACTGATTGGCACTGCGATAAAGGATTTGTGCCACCCTCATGATCTCAATAAGTTAACAGCACATTTGAACGATACACTTCAAGTCGGTGAGAGTACCAGTGGTGTATATCGATTACGCGTTAGTCCTGATAAGTTCCTTAACATTCAAACAAAGTCAAAACTTTTCAAAGCGAATGTGATGAATACACTTGTTACCGACTTCATTATGGCTACCAATACCATTATTGG GGACAATGACTTAACGCCTATCGAGGGTGGTCAGCTTTCCAACAACAAAGTGTGCTCCGGACACTCTAGTAACCGTTGTGcgaataatagtaataataataatggtaacaataacaataacgtGGGTGGCCCGCTGATGTCCGCGGTGGCGCATCTGAACGGTCAAGTGAGTGGTATGAGTAGCCGGGGGTTGGCGGGCACGTCGTCGCACACCGGCGGTGCGACATCCTCGAACTCGATAGTGTTTAGCGCGGCCGAGTCGTGCAACCCCCTGCCGTCGCTAACTACCAGTAATCCGTTCAACCACTTTTCGGGGAACATGGACTTGGAATTCGAGCTGTTCCCCAGTTCCACCTGGGACTTGGACAGCAGCAGCGGGTGGGCAGATAGGCCCGAGTCGAGAGCGAGCGGGCCACCGAATTCACGACCATCTTCCCAGCCAGCCCCGACATCTCCGAGTCCCCAGGGAACCTTCTCTAATTCGGCGGTGGCGCCTCACTGCAGTCCCCTACGCGCGTTCAGCCCGACCTCGGCCAACGCCGCTCACACCTTCAGTAATTCCTTCTCCCTCAGTCCGCTTCAGGAATCGACCTCCTCGTTGACGAACAGCGCTGCTAGTAGTAGCGTTAGCGCCAACGGAGCGGCGCCCGGATTGACGCCCAAGAGGCAGGACGAAGGGAAGAGCACCGCCACCGGTTGCCCGACCACCGCCAACCAGTCGGTCATCGAGGGAAACAACGCGAGGACCAATCCCGCCTCCGTTGCTGGGACGCCGGCACAGCCACCGACCGCGGCTCAAACTACCGCGACCGTTGTCGAAACTCAGAACAGTGTCGTGTCCACCGAGTCCGGTAGACTGAGAAACTTGTTGACCAAGGGCGGTAGTGCTAGTGAAGAAACTCAGGACAATACGAGTAACGATACCGAGAGCCAAAATAAGCATaggatattaaagattttgttGAATCAACAAGATGAGGACGATTTTCATCCGGAGCATAATAACAAAGTGCGCACGAGTCCTAGCAACATGCCCAAACCGAGCATGGAGCATTCGAAATCGTCGCTTGGAAATAATATGCTGTTACAG cTATTGAACGAAAAgaacgacgacgaggacgaggaggcTCGCGCCGGTTTAAAAAAGAGGAACGAACTGTTGCAACAACTTCTGAAAGATCAAGACGATGAGAGGAAAGTACAGGAACAACAC TGTAAGCCGCAAAGGGAAGAGGATTCTCTGTTACGGAATCTTGGATTTCGGAACACCACGCCATCACCGTCTCAATCGGGTGACAACGTTGGACACAGTTCCAGTCAGGTTGGTCAGAAGAGACCCGGCGAAGATGGCGACTTGAACATAGCCGCGAAGCGACCTATGGATGGATCTCACCAAGTTTCTTCTTCGGGCACGTCCACGAATGCGACCAGTAAACTCTGGGAGAGGAATAAAATGTTAGCTTCGTTGTTGGCTAAGCAACCTCCTCAGCCAACCACTATACCGCCAATACCTGCATCTGTGATATCGGCAACACcacaa gatAAGCTGGTCCGCATAGGATTGAAATCGCAACAGCCACAGCCACAAACGCAGTCTCAAtcgcagcagcagcaacagcagcagcagcagcagcaacaacagcagcagcagcagcaacagcagcagcagcaacaacaacaacagcagcagcagcagcagcagcaacccTGGACAGGTAGCAGTATGCAGTCGGTCGGTGGTAATAATACGATTACGACAACCGCAACTTCTGCACGAACACCGCTCCAAACACAGTCGAGACAACTACCTCATCGTCAAACAACCAATACCTACCTCACTCATATGCTAAGTCAG CAACAAAGACCTCAAATGGGTCAAATGGATTCGGAATTTACGAGCAGCGGAGAGTATCGTCAAACAAGCACGGATCTTAATACTTGGGATAATCAATCGTCGGATCCCGATCTTTCCGATATTTTAGATCAAGTTATCGAATTCGTTCCGGACGAAGCTATTACAG atTCGTCTGCGATAGCAAATCTCCTAGATGTAACCGAAGCGCCGCAAAACAACGCGATGAACGAGACGATGGCGATAAACGCGATACAGAAGTCGTTGATGTTATGCGAGACTGCCGTAAATCCAACGTCTTCCACCATAACAATTCCTAGCACGCCTCCAGCTTATTCCACCGCA ttGGGCACCACACCTGTAACGACGAGTCATAGTTACCAGCCACCTCCTATGTATCAGCAACAGCCGAGGATGAGGTTTAACACGCAACCGGGGATCAGGCAGACGACTGCTCAATTTACGCAACAGCAGCAATTACAACTGCAACAGCAACGGACGAAATTGatacagcagcagcagcagcaacaacaacaattgaAACAGAGGTTGCtgcaacaacaacagcaacagcaaTTACTCATTCCTTCCAATGCTACAGCTCCGGAACAAATTACCACCATTCACAATATCGATAACCTTCTGAACAATACTGTTGCGCCAAACGTATCGTTACAg CGGTCGAGTGTACCAGATTCACAAGTGTCTCCAGGTTATGGGGGATCCGTCCAGATGCCTTCCGGTCACCGACTTGCACATTCTTATTCTCATCCTTCGACGTTACCACAACA TCCTATCGTAAACAGTAATTTTAACAGTGGTCAACAAGTGTCTGCGGCAGCACGACTCTCGCCTCATTCTTCCGCTGGTATTTTGTCATTTTCGCATCCGCAACCGTTGTCACCACGAGTGACGCAA GGCAACTATGGTAATACCCCGAGATTATTCACCGTTAACCAGGTGAGAACGCAGCAACAATCTACCGCCCAGCAACAATTGCAACAACAACAGAGATCGATGCCGTCACCAGGGACTCCGGCATCTGCTCGGCAATCTCCGTTTCCGGCGGAAACTTTCCCTCCACCTACGTCTCCCACTGCTACCCAATTTCCACCTGGCCCTAACCCTGGTGCTCCAAATCCTTCTGCCCAATATCGATTGCAACGGACCACGTCTACACCTTCGGCCACGACTCAATTGCCAG GTGGGGTAGGTTCGCCCCGGCACTACGGCGGAGTGAGTAAGGAACAACCCCTTCTTTCACCTAGTCATCCACATTCGGGTTGCAACCCGGCAACACCGACTCATAATCAACACAACGTAACGAATACCCAACAACACTTCTCCAATCAACAACATTCTTCTATGATATACCACACCGCCAATACTATCAACACAGCTGACATGCAGAACAATCAGTTCTGTTACGATCGGACGACTGTTCCACTCTATTCGTCAGGGCCTGGGGACACGCAGGACGCCAGGCCTTTGCCTCCCGGTAATCCTGTCAATCACCAATTGGGTG